A stretch of Ranitomeya variabilis isolate aRanVar5 chromosome 3, aRanVar5.hap1, whole genome shotgun sequence DNA encodes these proteins:
- the PDZK1 gene encoding Na(+)/H(+) exchange regulatory cofactor NHE-RF3 yields MALDAKTRECSLTKKDGKGYGFFLRVEQDVPGHLVRSVESGSIADKAGLKDGDRVLKVNGKFVDDTEHAKVVEMIQASGSSVSLTVQDEVSYLNSKKSPVDKSGDKAPSENKAPSENKAPSENKAPSGEAEMPKPRLCYLVKGKGSFGFSLKAPKGTKGFFLDTLAAGGVAATAGVKEGDRLIEVNGKNIESDTYDQLVKKVKDSGDSVMFLVADKETADYFDQKKKKITADEANLQLLPNPPRMVGLEKEADGYGFYLRQEKNHRGHFIVEIDQKSAAHKAGLKEYDRIVAVNGESVEAFEHEQVVEAIQKGGNKTSLLISNKATDEIYTKAGISAFLYLKTSKTPTPIKTETPKPTETLAKPAPAPAPVKPAATTSPDPKHKPRLCRLTKGSSGFGFNLNAIKDVPGQFLKQVIKGGPADVAGIKEEDFLVEVNGVNVEKEAYDDVVLKIKEAGGNVTLLVVSREGYEHFKAQNIQITSSMAVPLPEIKNTPTSSTQNNSPSKTEPAPETKNPPPTNSTQNNLPGKAEPAPETKNPTPATSTENNPPSKAEPATETKNPPPTNPTQNNPPSIADPAPETKNPPPTSSTQNNPPSKAEPAPETKNSPPPSSTQNNPPSKAEPAPETKNSPPPSSTQNKSPNKAEPVAETNTNQKTPPSKARSAPEPIETETKSSNESPKNDDDTAL; encoded by the exons ATGGCCCTGGACGCCAAGACCCGTGAGTGCTCTTTAACCAAAAAGGATGGAAAAGGCTACGGATTTTTCTTGCGCGTAGAGCAGGATGTACCCGGTCACCTCGTTCGGTCGGTGGAGAGTGGAAGCATCGCAGATAAAGCTGGGTTAAAAGATGGAGACCGAGTCCTGAAGGTCAATGGGAAGTTTGTGGATGACACAGAACACGCTAAG GTGGTGGAAATGATTCAAGCCAGTGGTTCTTCTGTGAGCCTGACAGTTCAGGACGAAGTTTCTTACTTAAATTCCAAGAAGAGTCCAGTGGATAAATCTGGAGATAAAGCACCATCTGAGAATAAAGCACCATCTGAGAATAAAGCACCGTCTGAGAATAAAGCACCTTCAGGAGAAGCAGAGATGCCAAAACCAAGGCTCTGCTACTTGGTGAAAGGCAAAGGTTCTTTTGGATTCTCCTTAAAAGCGCCAAAAG GCACCAAAGGCTTTTTCCTGGACACCCTGGCGGCAGGCGGTGTGGCTGCTACAGCCGGCGTCAAGGAAGGTGACCGATTAATCGAAGTAAACGGCAAGAACATTGAATCGGACACCTACGATCAACTGGTCAAGAAG GTGAAGGATTCCGGAGATTCTGTCATGTTCCTGGTGGCCGATAAAGAAACCGCTGATTACTTCgatcaaaagaagaaaaaaatcacagcagacgAGGCGAACCTGCAGCTACTGCCGAACCCTCCGAGGATGGTGGGGCTGGAGAAGGAAGCAGATGGCTATGGATTTTATCTGAGACAGGAGAAAAACCATAGAG GCCACTTCATTGTAGAAATTGACCAGAAAAGCGCAGCACACAAAGCTGGCCTCAAGGAATATGACCGCATCGTCGCTGTGAATGGAGAATCCGTGGAGGCCTTCGAGCACGAACAGGTGGTGGAAGCCATCCAGAAGGGGGGAAACAAGACCAGCCTGCTGATCTCAAACAAAGCGACAGATGAAATATACACCAAG GCAGGCATTTCCGCATTCCTGTATCTAAAAACATCAAAGACTCCGACACCAATAAAAACAGAAACTCCAAAACCAACAGAAACGCTTGCCAAGCCAGCCCCGGCACCAGCGCCGGTTAAACCTGCAGCCACCACATCTCCTGATCCAAAACACAAGCCCAGACTATGCCGACTGACAAAGGGCAGCTCAGGTTTTGGCTTTAACCTCAATGCTATCAAAGATGTCCCAGGACAGTTCCTTAAGCAG GTTATCAAGGGTGGTCCTGCAGATGTGGCTGGAATCAAAGAAGAGGACTTCTTGGTTGAAGTCAATGGTGTGAACGTGGAGAAGGAGGCGTATGATGACGTTGTGTTGAAAATCAAAGAAGCAGGCGGGAACGTTACATTACTGGTGGTTTCACGAGAGGGTTATGAGCACTTTAAGgcgcaaaacatccaaataacttcATCAATGGCTGTCCCTCTACCGGAAATCAAAAATACACCTACAAGTTCCACACAAAATAATTCACCCAGCAAAACTGAACCTGCACCGGAAACCAAAAATCCTCCTCCTACAAATTCCACCCAGAATAATCTACCAGGCAAAGCTGAACCTGCACCGGAAACCAAAAATCCAACTCCAGCAACTTCCACCGAAAATAATCCACCCAGCAAAGCTGAACCTGCAACGGAAACTAAAAATCCTCCTCCTACAAATCCCACTCAAAATAACCCACCTAGTATAGCTGATCCTGCACCAGAaacaaaaaatcctcctccaacaaGTTCCACCCAAAATAATCCACCAAGTAAAGCTGAACCTGCACCGGAAACAAAAAATTCTCCTCCTCCAAGTTCCACCCAAAATAACCCACCAAGTAAAGCTGAACCTGCTCCGGAAACAAAAAATTCTCCTCCTCCAAGTTCCACCCAAAATAAATCACCCAACAAAGCTGAACCTGTAGCGGAGACCAACACCAACCAAAAAACTCCACCTAGCAAAGCAAGATCAGCTCCAGAACCCATCGAAACG GAAACTAAAAGTTCAAATGAGTCTCCAAAAAATGATGACGACACCGCTCTGTAG